The genome window taGATTTTAGGAGATTCAAAAACTATCTGCATCATGTAATCAAGATGACTCAAGACAAACATAGCTGCGTGCTTCTCTAGTTCTCTATAATTTTTCGACAATCCTTATTTGTTAGAACTCTGAATCAAATTTTGCCGCGTCATTGCATAAAAGGACCACAGAAAAGGAGACAGAGTGGGAAAGAACAGTCTGTGCatatgagaatatcactaaTCTATCCAATTGCTTTTTATAACTTTTGCTTTTTTATCTCAATTATTTCCTGCGTCAGCGCAATAAAAATTCTCCTTTCTTAGATATACcgcaattttctaaaaataacatatCGAGATATACATGTACAGATTAATCAATGCTATTCTGTTAGAACTGAATGGCTGTGAGTTGTAGTTTGTTGCTTGCTTTTGTCATGTAGCTCATGGCCCAGGAAGTTTCTTTACTCAATTCTTAGCAGAACAACAAAACATGATGCATGACTTTTGTGCTCTTCTTTTAGCTATCAAAACATGACCAAATTACAGAGTACAAAAAAGCAATTATGCCGTGTAAGACTGAGCtatgataccatgttaagtgaccagttcTCCAAAAAACTCAAGGCGTTGGGGGGAGGGCTTAACAGgatcatattgtattctaaaaatattaaacaacgTTGTTGAGGAAAATCATCTATGATTAAGTTAACTCCTCGTAACGAGTAAGGCATGCATGCCGGAGAAATCACAAGACTATCAACATGAACACCGCAATTCAAGTACATACTATGCAACAAAGTGAAAGAACATAGAAATTAAGGTAAAAAGAACTTACTTATTTCCTTTGATTTTGAACCATGCCTCGGCACAATGTTGATGAGCTACAGCCAAATCATTCTTACAGGAACACCCCAATTCGATAGCATCTCCAGATTCTAAATCACTACCATCCCCCTCCCCTCGAATACTCAATTGACAGATTCTGCAATCTCTCTCCATTCTCTCCAAGAAAATCTTAAATTCATGAACTCCATTTTCCATATCAACAGAACAATCTGAACCAACCACAGATGACACTCTTCTAGAATGCAAAACCTCATCAATTTCAGAATCATAATTATAGCCATCAATTGAACCATCAGCTGTTGAGTAGAACTGAGAATAACAAGAACCCTCATCAGCTTCCGAAAAACATATactttcctcatcatcatcatccaggACCGACGAATCCTGACCACCACCGCGCTCCAAATCAACACAATTCATCTCAGAACTACCCATTTAAGACTTTTACACCAAATAGTTAAAAGCCACTTCACTAGCTATAATGCAGAGGAATGAAGTAGTTAAGCAATAATTGTACTGCGAAATTTGTTTCAAAGAGGAGAGAAAGTGACGTTATATTTTGGTTGTTTCTCAAATTTTCTGATCACACAAAAATCTTTAAGCTGCATGCATTTTTTTATCTACAAAAcaattaatttcataatttatttaagtcaCCGTCTTTATCTTTACAAGATTCTGTAAATTGGCTTTACTAATCTTGAATCTAATCATCAGTATTGACTAGTGAGTGTGTGTGATGTAATTACACTCATAAAGTGTGTAATTTACACTTTTTTAACAAAGTAGAGTCACCGCCCAACCATTTGATGTTGTCAACATGTTCTAAAAGCCATGACTAACAATGCATTAAAGTTTACTTAACTTCAAAGAAATCAGTAGCATCTTGGCAGTTCTCTCATGTTAATCTGCAGACACTTTGTCAAGAAAAGTACTCTCAGTGCCAATAATAACTTGCACTGCTTATCAGTGGGTCTGATAGTGTAAGTTTTGGTCTAAACTTGTTGGAattttgtcattttgagcatcAATTTGAGTGAGCCTCGGCTACGTGTTtgtggcgggttatgcttggattatgttctaCTCCGAAagagctttccaatgcatgtttatttACTCAAAACGATTAATGAATGAatgagttgtgatgatccaaaATTGCTTCCTTGGTAGTAGAAAATTGGAGAGGAAACCTTGAATCTCACGTTGATTTAATAAACAACCTTTGAAAGTTTTATATAGCAAGACATTGGTAATATCTAAATATGTTACTAATGTATTGTTCCACCACCTATCTCCACAGAGCACGCAAAAAATGTCGTGTTTGTGTATTATATTAGTTAGAACCTAAAAATTCTACAACAGATCACACATAAAAATGTcgtatttgtatattatattttaaacataGAAAGATGCAAAAAAACATATGTTTAGATTTGAATcttgaaaatctatttaaaatttaagattttgCATCGAAACATTAATAGTTCTATTTAAAAACCCGTTAGATTTTCAACTCAATCTCTTGCGACATTATATGATTATGGATAACATAGAGATAAGAGATTCAATCTTGACACATTATTTAATAGAAAAAAGGTTGAATGAATGCAAATTGTGAACTGACAGAACTTCACAAATATGAGTTGGGCTTTGCCCCCGCATAAGGCCCGAATATCCTGACTTAAGTTTATCCTCGTACTCCCGAGTTATAAACATGAAAGAATGCTCCCTCAGCTAAACTTGCAATTAattcatccaactcaaaaagttttGAGTCACATTATTGTATtcgttttttatttattcaggTCACACGCTGTTACATTCCATtcgttttttatttattcaggTCACACGTTGTTACATTCCATTAACAATTATATTAAGTCAGATTTCCGTCCAATTTTTAACGGAAGGTAACGGCCtatgacctgaatgaaaatttttaaaattgtttatgtttactgtttgcacgtattttggtgctcttataaaatatagtctaataatatttttttaattaatttttcttttttgaataaaagtttaaacgtcaaatttttattcacgaaaaaaatttaaaaaattattatgaaattatagtttataagagtctcaaaatatgtgccaaaaattaacgtaaagaacctggtgagACTGAGGGAGTATTTTTGTTTTGCTTGATATTCTGACACCCTTATGAATATTTTGATTATACGATAAaggttattattttaataatttttcttttataaataaaaatatacgtaATTATAATTTAGCAAATCTTGCACTAAATCATAACAGTA of Daucus carota subsp. sativus chromosome 3, DH1 v3.0, whole genome shotgun sequence contains these proteins:
- the LOC108213542 gene encoding uncharacterized protein LOC108213542, whose amino-acid sequence is MGSSEMNCVDLERGGGQDSSVLDDDDEESICFSEADEGSCYSQFYSTADGSIDGYNYDSEIDEVLHSRRVSSVVGSDCSVDMENGVHEFKIFLERMERDCRICQLSIRGEGDGSDLESGDAIELGCSCKNDLAVAHQHCAEAWFKIKGNKICEICHSIAQNVVGPIETESVQQIREVSAIPTNAASVPVSSRSDSRAFLIGHRFVNILLACIVFAFFLSWLFHFHMPS